One Aspergillus oryzae RIB40 DNA, chromosome 2 genomic window carries:
- a CDS encoding uncharacterized protein (predicted protein) — MSAPQYYPNTLEPLQINKENLQKALHEFREAVDHGTHLVQQGCPPSAEWGSAGLYLGVAGIALAFLRLERQALSLTEPGRAPIDFGKLARERIVPHGPNLPLKSGFLSPLGSFSPVTGALMRILAASTDGSAISDADITSLEDAVKLAIKNGPMVPQGDKMMGGDELIYGRPGLLWSIFNLRVQHFDENTKKRLQPVFDALPNLVDVIVDAGRQGQKDYTKLHGEKDALPLMWSWKESRFYLGAVHGIGMYTEKKIMFFRQGFPRANTS; from the exons ATGAGTGCCCCTCAGTATTATCCGAACACGCTGGAACCACTCCAGATAAACAAAGAGAATCTGCAAAAGGCCCTTCATGAATTCCGTGAAGCTGTCGACCATGGAACTCATTTAGTGCAACAAGGTTGCCCTCCTTCAGCGGAGTGGGGTAGTGCCGGTTTGTACTTGGGAGTAGCAG GGATCGCTCTCGCATTCCTGCGGCTTGAGCGTCAAGCTCTATCCTTGACAGAACCAGGCAGGGCTCCTATCGACTTCGGTAAACTAGCGAGGGAGCGAATAGTGCCGCATGGGCCGAATTTGCCTTTAAAGTCAGGCTTCCTGTCGCCTTTGGGCTCATTCTCCCCAGTAACAGGGGCCTTGATGCGTATCTTAGCAGCAAGTACAGATGGCAGTGCCATCTCTGATGCTGACATTACTTCTCTCGAAGATGCGGTTAAGCTGGCAATCAAAAACGGACCCATGGTGCCTCAGGGAGATAAAATGATGGGAGGTGATGAGCTTATTTACGGTCGACCTGGATTGCTGTGGTCTATCTTTAATCTTCGGGTTCAGCACTTCGATGAGAACACAAAGAAGCGCCTGCAACCTGTTTTCGATGCTCTACCTAACCTTGTTGATGTGATAGTCGACGCCGGGAGGCAAGGACAGAAGGATTACACCAAATTGCatggagagaaggatgcGCTGCCCCTGATGTGGTCGTGGAAGGAAAGCCGATTTTATCTAGGAGC TGTTCATGGTATCGGTATGTacacagaaaaaaaaatcatgtTTTTTCGGCAGGGCTTTCCCCGAGCTAATACTTCGTAG
- a CDS encoding uncharacterized protein (predicted protein), translating to MACARRSSLVTEYWEPEWDEAIHLAAESIWREGLLSKGGSLCHGIAGNALPLLLMHDSFEYDVELMQTAKRNYTKRTEPIETKFLEDNLSSDYFLSRALTLLLHARETPPYSNSPENIYRMPDRPFSLHEGLSGTVCAWADACVAIQARLRKMELEQEGDGPVVEATLRRDPTFKELMNRQLGFPTIAHHRPTGLP from the coding sequence ATGGCGTgtgcaagaagaagctcgtTGGTCACTGAGTACTGGGAACCGGAATGGGACGAAGCCATCCATTTAGCGGCTGAAAGCATCTGGAGGGAAGGACTGCTATCGAAGGGTGGCAGTTTGTGTCATGGCATTGCTGGAAATGCactgccgctgctgctgatgcACGACAGTTTTGAGTACGATGTGGAATTGATGCAGACAGCGAAGCGCAACTACACAAAGCGAACCGAGCCGATCGAGACTAAATTTCTAGAAGACAATCTCTCAAGCGACTATTTCCTGTCTAGAGCGCTAACACTGCTATTGCATGCGCGGGAGACGCCGCCTTACAGCAACTCGCCTGAGAATATTTATCGTATGCCTGACCGCCCGTTCTCCCTGCATGAGGGACTATCGGGTACGGTTTGCGCGTGGGCTGATGCTTGTGTGGCAATCCAAGCGAGACTGCGGAAGATGGAGCTGGAGCAGGAGGGCGATGGGCCAGTCGTAGAGGCTACTCTGCGAAGAGATCCGACTTTCAAGGAACTAATGAACCGCCAGCTAGGGTTCCCAACCATCGCTCACCATAGACCGACAGGTCTGCCTTAA
- a CDS encoding uncharacterized protein (predicted protein), producing the protein MNTWQRNVRMIHQISEILDLDSAKSDTVADLIELIEAMREGLTQINEECRIADSHINILFLNKLKSRPEWEGWATNMLRNSRLDSSSPTDKMTFQELSDLAMRHEKVMKGKKKNTQHSRSKSTPYASLDVPLDPGQLTQEDINAFVVQQMKRDDKAPRHNETVRRHSKKPSQEEINQYVVQQMRREQERKTRMRSHSQPEPRAQATHVRSTPTRCTFCGDSSHQYNNCWRRFRVAVEVPHGNFVPKRVEFRTEVPGQPPMYRSGFSLV; encoded by the coding sequence ATGAACACCTGGCAGCGAAATGTTCGTATGATACATCAAATCAGCGAGATACTGGACCTAGACTCCGCCAAATCAGATACAGTCGCCGATCTCATCGAGCTCATTGAAGCAATGCGAGAAGGTCTTACTCAAATTAACGAAGAATGTCGGATCGCAGATTCTCACATTAACATCCTATTTCTTAACAAGCTAAAGTCGCGACCAGAATGGGAGGGCTGGGCGACGAATATGCTGCGTAATAGTCGATTGGACTCTTCAAGTCCGACAGACAAGATGACGTTCCAAGAGCTTTCAGACCTGGCTATGAGACACGAAAAAGTgatgaaggggaagaagaaaaataccCAACATTCGCGGAGTAAAAGCACGCCTTATGCTTCTCTTGACGTACCTTTGGACCCTGGACAGCTTACGCAGGAGGATATAAACGCATTTGTTGTCCAGCAGATGAAACGAGATGACAAGGCGCCACGACACAATGAAACCGTTAGACGGCACAGCAAAAAGCCCAGTCAAGAGGAGATTAATCAGTATGTTGTTCAGCAGATGCGTCGGGAACAAGAGCGCAAaaccaggatgagaagccaCAGTCAGCCGGAGCCGAGAGCGCAAGCAACCCATGTGCGGTCAACGCCCACGCGCTGTACTTTCTGCGGCGACTCGTCTCACCAATACAACAATTGCTGGCGTCGCTTCAGGGTGGCCGTTGAGGTACCACATGGCAACTTCGTGCCGAAGCGTGTAGAGTTTAGGACAGAAGTTCCAGGACAACCTCCTATGTATCGATCGGGATTTAGTCTTGTTTAG
- a CDS encoding uncharacterized protein (predicted protein) gives MVALRNNTNQDQVNEAVSHSYNVRLLLADHEPNTTSQGLAEALLRFQELIYLDLSYTTPARDCSVLSALSQLEHLQVLKLRGIGLRDSDAEFLANAIGLRVRYLDLRDNRLTDMAVRSLLQASFLSPGNPAVSHPIAPGPFAPATSLSTNSKWLSCPTIDEQFMKALTQPLTGRSWVEGVPHVGITHLYIADNRITVEGVASLIASYRLHALDVGTVDTAESIRDTRMISSYHKDPRKLPGAEKLIPILGSAAKENLTYLRAHHAVCTADAPWKDPVSADVFVAELPAESEDQTHELDAANVIHELPAEEAPIFELAGSPVPEEWRTGFQRSRDHTQAPIREDEPLPIRRRGSVFAPEVVETPHIRTDGDATPITVSPLHTAQAQEGLIPTEWEFNENSEVSGTIPRCASPVMMDDPKAQKIQELVSKRPKNYILPRKDNKENNFPYLHPSFVPHLETLVLTDVPSHVPANSPILRSLIRFITACSNEALLATLQAGSDYSLPPGRARARAEQERSRSLFALRRLVLEVTPVEKTTARLTAWESTSYQQGAPKSSTGDRDLEKLWTAAADDFSFFGEDECGVPNHDPGRYFPMAALNEKVTLIPEDDDSDNSENSTPVTSVRTLLRPDAPSYGSHSRPSFINSGPARNDDGVVSPQAEAPKVDLVAELAAFRRSKKAEYEDLLRRDRKRRSTIGTTSSLLSPSGSLSSSGPLSPSPSLSTLAAVSAPQMAMSHYVEGYWKGEVKIVRNPAPKGRSGVVDIYPEAEPPAVEVMVKHFYRDPHRQPNIIVMRAWISVRHQVIMSTYNGIMKAPGRTNWVHPVPVSTGLCSFTFCEQ, from the exons ATGGTAGCCTTAAGAAATAATACGAACCAAGACCAGGTCAACGAAGCAGTCTCTCATTCATACAACGTTCGTCTGTTGTTGGCGGACCATGAACCTAATACAACCTCTCAGGGGCTTGCAGAGGCACTATTGCGCTTTCAGGAACTTATATATCTTGACCTGTCTTATACCACTCCAGCTCGGGACTGTAGTGTTCTATCTGCTTTGTCTCAACTGGAGCATCTCCAGGTCTTGAAACTACGGGGCATTGGGTTAAGAGATAGCGACGCGGAGTTCTTAGCCAATGCTATCGGCCTGAGAGTTCGCTACCTAGACCTGCGGGATAATAGGCTCACTGATATGGCCGTGCGGTCTTTACTGCAAGCTTCTTTCCTATCACCAGGTAATCCTGCAGTCAGTCATCCGATAGCTCCAGGGCCATTCGCTCCAGCAACTTCACTATCGACTAATTCGAAATGGCTCAGTTGTCCTACAATAGATGAGCAGTTTATGAAAGCGTTAACACAACCCTTGACAGGTCGTTCATGGGTTGAGGGCGTGCCACATGTGGGTATCACGCATCTATATATTGCAGATAACCGGATTACAGTCGAGGGTGTCGCAAGCCTTATAGCTTCATACCGACTTCACGCTCTTGATGTAGGAACAGTTGATACGGCCGAGTCGATTCGGGACACACgtatgatatcatcataTCACAAAGACCCCCGAAAGCTTCCTGGCGCCGAGAAATTGATACCAATTCTGGGCTCTGCCGCAAAAGAGAACCTTACCTACTTACGTGCTCATCATGCAGTTTGCACCGCTGATGCTCCTTGGAAAGACCCCGTATCAGCGGATGTTTTTGTAGCTGAACTTCCAGCCGAAAGTGAAGATCAAACTCATGAGCTAGACGCCGCGAACGTGATCCACGAGCTCCCCGCAGAAGAAGCTCCCATTTTTGAGCTTGCGGGGTCACCAGTTCCAGAGGAATGGAGAACAGGCTTTCAACGTTCCAGAGATCATACACAGGCGCCTATCCGTGAAGATGAGCCATTGCCCATACGAAGACGAGGTTCTGTTTTTGCCCCTGAGGTGGTTGAGACTCCTCATATCAGGACCGACGGTGATGCTACACCTATTACCGTTAGTCCGCTCCATACAGCTCAAGCTCAAGAAGGCTTAATCCCGACCGAGTGGGAGTTCAACGAGAACTCGGAAGTGTCTGGTACGATCCCAAGATGTGCATCTCCAGTGATGATGGACGATCCCAAAGCCCAGAAAATCCAAGAACTCGTGtcaaaaagaccaaagaatTACATACTCCCTCGCAAAGATAACAAGGAGAACAATTTTCCGTATCTGCATCCTTCTTTTGTCCCCCATCTTGAGACATTGGTCTTGACTGATGTTCCGTCTCATGTGCCCGCAAACTCACCCATCTTAAGGTCTCTAATCCGCTTTATAACGGCCTGCTCAAACGAGGCGTTGCTGGCAACGCTCCAAGCAGGATCAGACTATTCGCTTCCTCCTGGTCGAGCTCGAGCCAGAGCTGAACAAGAACGATCTCGGTCTCTATTTGCTCTACGGCGCTTGGTACTTGAAGTGACCCCTGTTGAGAAAACAACGGCTAGATTAACTGCGTGGGAATCAACGAGCTACCAACAAGGAGCTCCAAAGTCAAGCACCGGGGATCGAGACTTAGAGAAACTGTggacagcagcagcggatGACTTCAgtttctttggtgaggaCGAATGCGGAGTCCCGAACCATGATCCAGGGAGGTACTTCCCAATGGCCGCTCTCAACGAGAAAGTCACTTTGAtcccagaagatgatgattCTGACAACTCAGAGAATTCAACGCCGGTTACTTCTGTGCGGACATTGCTCCGTCCGGATGCTCCCTCTTATGGCAGCCATTCTCGTCCCTCTTTCATCAACTCTGGGCCAGCGCGGAATGACGACGGTGTGGTTTCGCCTCAAGCTGAAGCTCCAAAGGTTGACCTTGTCGCGGAATTGGCCGCTTTCAGGCGTTCAAAGAAAGCTGAATATGAAGATTTGTTGCGTAGGGAccggaagagaaggagtACGATAGGCACCACGTCTTCGCTTCTCTCCCCGTCGGGGTCGTTATCATCATCCGGGCCGTTGTCGCCTTCTCCAAGCTTGTCCACTCTGGCAGCAGTCTCGGCTCCTCAAATGGCCATGTCCCATTACGTGGAAGGATATTGGAAAGGTGAAGTGAAGATTGTCCGAAACCCCGCACCCAAAGGACGGAGTGGAGTGGTTGATAT ATACCCCGAAGCCGAACCTCCAGCCGTGGAAGTCATGGTGAAGCATTTTTATAGGGATCCCCACAGACAACCTAACATAA tCGTTATGCGAGCTTGGATTTCCGTTCGTCACCAAGTCATAATGTCGACATACAATGGAATCATGAAAGCCCCTGGCCGAACCAACTGGGTGCATCCGGTTCCCGTCTCCACTGGGCTATGTTCGTTTACCTTTTGTGAACAGTAA
- a CDS encoding uncharacterized protein (predicted protein) — MEADLNKKKQAPTRAHRSRKAPPGTVLALKPSQALQIKPNMTIAEAAQLMAAKREDCVLVTDDDDRIAGIFTAKDLAFRVVGAGQKARDITVAEIMTKNPLCARTDTSATDALDLMVRKGFRHLPVMDENQDISGVLDITKCFYDAMEKLERAYSSSRKLYDALEGVQTELGSSQPQQIIQYVEALRSKMSGPTLETVLDGLPPVTVSVRTSVKDAAAMMKEHHTTALLVQDQGSITGIFTSKDIVLRVIAPGLDPSTCSVVRVMTPHPDFAPADMSIQAALRKMHG; from the coding sequence ATGGAGGCGGACctcaacaagaagaagcaagcTCCGACAAGGGCGCATCGCTCTCGGAAAGCTCCGCCAGGAACCGTTCTCGCCTTGAAACCTAGTCAAGCTCTTCAGATTAAACCTAACATGACCATTGCAGAGGCCGCTCAATTGATGGCAGCAAAGCGGGAGGACTGCGTTTTGGTTaccgacgatgatgatcGCATTGCTGGAATTTTCACCGCTAAGGATCTCGCTTTTCGTGTGGTGGGAGCTGGCCAGAAAGCTCGAGATATTACCGTGGCCGAAATCATGACCAAGAACCCTTTGTGCGCGAGAACCGATACCAGTGCTACCGATGCACTCGACCTCATGGTTAGGAAGGGCTTCAGGCATTTGCCAGTTATGGATGAGAACCAGGACATTTCTGGTGTTCTCGATATCACCAAGTGCTTCTATGATGCgatggagaagctggagcgCGCGTACAGTTCGTCCCGCAAGTTATACGATGCGTTAGAAGGTGTTCAGACGGAACTCGGCTCCAGCCAGCCTCAGCAGATCATCCAGTATGTCGAAGCTTTGCGTTCGAAGATGTCTGGTCCGACCCTCGAGACTGTCCTTGATGGCCTGCCGCCCGTTACAGTCTCCGTTCGCACGTCTGTGAAGGACGCTGCTGCTATGATGAAGGAACACCACACCACCGCCCTTCTGGTGCAGGATCAGGGATCGATCACCGGTATCTTTACCAGCAAAGATATCGTACTGCGTGTCATCGCTCCTGGTCTTGACCCGTCGACATGTAGTGTGGTTCGCGTCATGACTCCTCACCCTGATTTTGCGCCCGCCGATATGAGTATACAAGCTGCGCTACGAAAGATGCATGGTTAG
- a CDS encoding CBS/PB1 domain-containing protein (predicted protein) gives MSTHDDEGPAWNKFWLSMDHESDSMVSGSQQPNHRSVLSPESPKASYDARDSVLPNESASHHGGDEHSEYIDHHHHGEHVPFPFKFKAPSGRVHRVNVLTSAGIADLVAQVTAKLGSEADAVGGAATCEEGKLSNTGYALSYLDNEGDTVSITTDQDLADAVTLARQSRRDKVDLFVHDPTQPPIPATLEPQPAPVKPVEEKPSPVPEEQLSEEPYMSKPRSQTFSSHHPEEQFIAGVPNDLLLPGAIVTLAAVIAGVFILSRATSR, from the coding sequence ATGTCGACACATGATGACGAAGGCCCGGCATGGAACAAGTTCTGGCTGTCTATGGACCATGAATCCGATTCGATGGTGTCTGGTAGCCAACAGCCCAATCATCGGTCAGTACTCAGTCCTGAGTCTCCGAAGGCTAGTTATGACGCCAGAGACAGTGTGCTTCCTAACGAGTCTGCTTCTCACCATGGCGGCGACGAGCACTCCGAATATATTgatcaccatcatcatggcgaACATGTTCCGTTCCCTTTCAAGTTTAAGGCACCAAGCGGCCGTGTTCACCGTGTTAACGTTCTCACCTCTGCTGGCATTGCCGATCTAGTTGCGCAAGTCACGGCCAAGCTAGGATCCGAGGCGGACGCTGTCGGCGGTGCGGCAACCTGCGAGGAGGGCAAACTTAGCAACACAGGCTATGCTTTGAGCTACTTGGATAATGAGGGAGACACCGTTTCGATCACTACTGACCAAGACCTTGCGGATGCAGTCACTTTGGCACGGCAGTCGCGTCGGGATAAGgttgatctctttgtccATGATCCGACACAGCCTCCAATTCCTGCTACGCTCGAACCCCAACCCGCCCCTGTCAAgccggtggaggagaagcccTCTCCAGTTCCAGAGGAGCAGTTGTCGGAGGAACCATATATGTCTAAGCCCCGGTCTCAGACGTTCTCGTCACATCACCCAGAAGAGCAATTTATTGCGGGAGTGCCTAATGACTTACTCCTTCCTGGTGCAATTGTCACACTCGCCGCTGTCATTGCGGGTGTTTTCATCCTGAGCCGGGCCACTTCTCGGTAA
- a CDS encoding nuclear import receptor PSE1 (karyopherin (importin) beta 3) yields the protein MSLLPPEVHSALSQLLRALTTPDNTVRTQAEEQLNNDWIQGRPDVLLMGLAEQIQGAEELVTRTFAAVLFRRISTKTRKDPVTNEAKELFSTLTGEQRLVIRQKLVTCLTTETVTDVRKKIGDAVAEIARQYTDNGDQWPELLGVLFQASQSPDAGLREAAFRIFSTTPGIIEKPHEDAVQGVFGKGFKDDVVSVRIAAMEAFASFFRSISKKSQPKFFQLVPDLLNVLPPLKESSESDELSAGFLALIELAEISPKMFKSVFNNLVKFSISVIADKDLSDQVRQNALELMATFADYSPNMCKKDPEFAQEMVTQCLSLMTDIGIDDDDASEWNASEDLDLEESDLNHVAGEQCMDRLANKLGGQVVLPATFSWVPRMMSSSAWRDRHAALMAISAISEGCRDLMVGELDQVLALVVPALQDPHPRVRYAGCNALGQMSTDFAGTMQEKYHAIVLNNIIPVLNSAEPRVQAHAAAALVNFCEEAERKVLEPYLAELLRHLLQLLRSDKRYVQEQALSTIATIADSAENAFDQYYDTLMPLLFNVLKEEQSKEYRLLRAKAMECATLIALAVGKEKMGQDALNLVQLLGNIQQNIVDADDPQSQYLLHCWGRMCRVLGQDFVPYLPGVMPPLLSVAAAKADIQLLDDEDQIDQVEQDEGWELVPLKGKIIGIKTSALEDKNTAIELITIYAQILEAAFEPYVLETMEKIAVPGLAFFFHDPVRVSSAKLIPQLLNSYKKAHGDQSPGFAQMWNKVAEKIIEVLSAEPTVDTLAEMYQCFYESVEVVGKNCLTQQHLHTFIESAKSTLEDYQVRVKARLEERAEAEDGEEENLEYEYAVEDDQNLLSDMNKAFHTIFKNQGTSFLPTWETLMPFYDAFITSQDPTQRQWALCIMDDVLEFCGPESWKYKDHIMQPLAAGLQDQNAANRQAAAYGVGVAAQKGGAAWGDFVAASLPSLFQVTQFNQSRTEEHVFATENASASIAKILHYNAGKVQNPQEVVANWITTLPITFDEEAAPYAYSFLAQLIDQQNPTVLSNVDKVFGYIVQALEAETLQGQTAARVANSAKQLVATTGLNADQILAGVNPDNQAAVRSYFQ from the exons ATGTCTTTGCTACCCCCCGAGGTCCACTCCGCGCTCTCGCAGCTGCTGCGCGCGTTGACCACCCCGGACAACACAGTCCGTACGCAGGCGGAAGAACAGCTGAATAATGATTGGATTCAAGGTCGTCCGGATGTCCTTCTGATGGGCTTAGCGGAGCAGATTCAAGGCGCAGAGGAACTAGTA ACACGTACATTCGCCGCGGTACTGTTCAGGAGAATATCTACCAAGACTCGCAAAGACCCTGTCACGAATGAGGCCAAAGAGCTCTTCTCAACACTTACTGGGGAGCAACGCCTGGTCATTCGACAGAAGCTGGTTACCTGTTTGACGACTGAGACTGTGACGGATGTCCGGAAGAAGATCGGCGACGCAGTGGCCGAGATTGCGAGACAGTACACGGATAACG GTGACCAATGGCCTGAGCTTCTTGGGGTTCTTTTCCAGGCCAGCCAATCCCCCGATGCTGGCTTGCGTGAGGCTGCTTTCCGCATTTTCTCGACCACCCCCGGAATCATTGAGAAGCCTCACGAAGACGCCGTTCAGGGTGTGTTCGGCAAAGGTTTCAAGGATGACGTTGTGTCT GTGCGCATTGCTGCCATGGAGGCTttcgcttccttcttccgctcGATTTCGAAGAAATCTCAGCCCAAGTTTTTCCAGCTCGTGCCAGACCTCCTCAACGTTTTGCCTCCGCTGAAGGAATCGTCCGAGAGCGACGAGCTTTCTGCAGGATTCCTGGCCCTCATTGAGCTGGCTGAGATTTCTCCTAAGATGTTCAAGAGCGTGTTCAACAATCTGGTGAAGTTCAGTATCAGCGTGATTGCCGATAAGGACCTTAGTGACCAGGTTCGCCAAAACGCTTTGGAATTGATGGCCACATTTGCAGACTACTCTCCAAATATGTGCAAGAAGGACCCTGAATTTGCACAGGAGATGGTGACTCAATGTCTGAGCCTCATGACTGACATCGgtattgatgatgatgatgcttcCGAGTGGAACGCATCCGAGGAT CTTGATCTTGAGGAGAGCGACCTCAACCATGTGGCTGGAGAACAGTGCATGGACCGTCTGGCAAACAAGCTCGGTGGACAGGTCGTCCTTCCCGCTACCTTCTCTTGGGTCCCCCGGATGATGTCTTCGTCAGCCTGGCGTGATCGCCATGCGGCCCTTATGGCTATCTCCGCTATCTCGGAAGGCTGCCGCGACCTCATGGTTGGTGAACTGGACCAGGTGTTGGCACTGGTCGTTCCCGCTCTCCAGGACCCCCACCCTCGTGTCCGCTATGCAGGCTGCAATGCCTTGGGTCAGATGAGCACCGACTTTGCTGGCACGATGCAGGAGAAGTACCACGCCATTGTGCTTAACAACATCATCCCAGTGTTGAACAGTGCCGAGCCTCGCGTCCAGGCTCACGCTGCCGCGGCTCTGGTCAACTTCTGCGAGGAGGCTGAGAGGAAGGTCCTCGAGCCCTACCTTGCCGAGCTTTTGCGCCACCTTCTGCAGCTCCTGCGCAGCGACAAGCGCTACGTTCAGGAACAAGCTCTTTCCACTATCGCTACGATTGCTGACTCCGCTGAAAATGCTTTCGATCAATATTATGATACCCTGATGCCTTTGCTCTTTAACGTATTGAAGGAGGAGCAGTCCAAGGAATACCGTCTTCTGCGTGCTAAGGCAATGGAATGTGCCACGCTAATTGCGCTGGCCGTGGGTAAGGAAAAGATGGGACAGGATGCTCTGAACCTGGTGCAGTTGCTTGGCAACATTCAACAGAACATCGTCGATGCGGACGACCCGCAGTCTCAGTATCTGCTCCACTGCTGGGGCCGCATGTGCCGGGTCTTGGGTCAGGACTTCGTTCCTTATCTCCCTGGTGTTATgccccctctcctctccgttGCGGCTGCCAAGGCGGACATTCAACTACTAGATGATGAGGATCAGATTGACCAGGTTGAGCAGGATGAAGGCTGGGAGCTGGTACCTTTGAAGGGCAAGATTATCGGCATCAAGACTAGCGCGctggaagacaagaataccGCCATTGAATTGATCACCATCTATGCTCAGATCTTGGAGGCTGCCTTTGAGCCGTACGTGCTGGAGACtatggagaagattgccgTACCTggccttgctttcttcttccacgaCCCAGTACGGGTGTCCTCGGCTAAGTTGATCCCTCAGCTCTTGAACTCGTACAAGAAGGCCCACGGTGACCAATCACCTGGGTTCGCACAGATGTGGAACAAGGTGGCCGAGAAGATTATCGAGGTGCTGAGCGCGGAGCCCACGGTTGATACCCTGGCGGAAATGTACCAGTGCTTCTACGAATCCGTGGAGGTTGTAGGCAAGAACTGCCTCACCCAGCAGCACCTGCACACCTTCATCGAGTCGGCCAAATCGACGCTGGAGGACTACCAGGTCCGTGTCAAGGCTCGGCTGGAGGAGCGTGCTGAGGCCGAGGAcggtgaggaggagaaccTGGAATATGAGTACGCAGTGGAAGATGACCAGAACCTGCTCAGCGATATGAACAAGGCCTTCCACAcgatcttcaagaaccaAGGCACATCCTTCCTGCCCACGTGGGAGACTTTGATGCCATTCTACGATGCGTTCATCACAAGCCAGGACCCCACGCAACGCCAATGGGCTCTGTGCATCATGGATGATGTGCTGGAGTTCTGTGGGCCCGAGTCGTGGAAGTATAAAGATCACATTATGCAGCCGTTGGCAGCAGGGTTGCAAGATCAGAACGCAGCCAACCGTCAAGCAGCCGCATACGGTGTGGGTGTTGCCGCGCAGAAGGGTGGCGCTGCCTGGGGCGATTTCGTTGCGGCCAGCCTACCCAGTTTGTTCCAGGTAACACAGTTTAACCAGTCCCGGACGGAAGAACATGTGTTTGCCACCGAAAACGCATCCGCCAGTATTGCGAAGATCCTGCATTACAATGCAGGCAAGGTGCAGAACCCACAAGAGGTCGTGGCCAACTGGATCACCACCCTGCCCATCACATTCGATGAGGAGGCCGCTCCATATGCCTACTCATTCCTGGCTCAACTCATTGACCA GCAAAACCCCACTGTCTTGTCCAACGTCGACAAGGTGTTCGGATACATTGTCCAGGCTCTCGAGGCAGAGACATTGCAAGGACAGACGGCCGCCCGGGTGGCCAACTCGGCGAAGCAGTTGGTGGCTACCACTGGACTCAACGCAGACCAGATCCTGGCTGGTGTGAACCCGGACAACCAGGCGGCGGTGCGGAGTTATTTCCAGTAG